One window from the genome of Cricetulus griseus strain 17A/GY chromosome 2, alternate assembly CriGri-PICRH-1.0, whole genome shotgun sequence encodes:
- the LOC113833875 gene encoding phospholipase A2, membrane associated-like, with product MKVLLLLAALIMAFGSIQIQGSITQLKEMIQRKIGKVDVFKYMYYGCHCGLGGGGIPKDATDWCCFAHDCCYDRLEDLTCGTKSLDYRFDYLWGQIICSVNDDFCAQQLCKCDKILVECFARNKQTYNWLHLLYTSKSCKEKSPSCSENRSLVI from the exons ATGAAGGTCCTCCTGCTGCTAGCAGCCTTGATCATGGCCTTTG gcTCAATCCAGATCCAAGGAAGCATTACGCAGTTAAAAGAAATGATCCAGCGTAAGATAGGAAAAGTAGATGTGTTCAAATATATGTATTATGGTTGCCACTGTGGCCTGGGTGGTGGAGGAATCCCCAAGGATGCAACAGATTG GTGCTGCTTTGCTCATGACTGTTGCTACGACCGTCTGGAGGACCTTACTTGTGGCACAAAATCACTGGACTACAGATTCGATTATCTATGGGGGCAAATCATCTGCTCTG TAAATGACGACTTCTGTGCGCAACAGCTGTGTAAGTGTGATAAAATTCTTGTTGAATGTTTCGCCCGAAACAAGCAAACCTACAATTGGCTGCACCTATTGTATACGAGCAAATCTTGCAAAGAAAAGTCACCCAGCTGCTCAGAGAACCGCTCTCTGGTCATATAG